One genomic segment of Mus pahari chromosome 4, PAHARI_EIJ_v1.1, whole genome shotgun sequence includes these proteins:
- the C4H3orf80 gene encoding uncharacterized membrane protein C3orf80 homolog, producing the protein MWGPGVTAEGLSVAPAPPPLLPLLLLLALALVAPSRGGGGCAELACGERERCCDSANATAVRCCKLPLHAFLDNVGWFVRKLSGLLILLVLFAIGYFLQRIICPSPRRYPRGQARPGQARPGPPGAAGPPGTAGPPDDDDDSPALLRDEVAAGSQDSLLDSGGGRGRGGGGRLPPSCVSEHELRVVSPVFLQLPSYEEVKYLPTYEESMRLQQLSPAEVVLPVSVLGRPRGGSAGDLDGGQGRFPLI; encoded by the coding sequence ATGTGGGGTCCCGGGGTCACCGCCGAGGGCCTGTCTGTGGCTCCAGCACCAccgccgctgctgccgctgctgttgctgctggcgCTGGCGTTGGTGGCGCCCTCGCGGGGCGGCGGGGGCTGCGCGGAGCTGGCGTGCGGTGAGCGGGAGCGCTGCTGCGACTCGGCCAACGCCACGGCCGTGCGCTGCTGCAAGCTGCCGCTCCACGCCTTCCTGGACAACGTGGGCTGGTTCGTCCGCAAGCTCTCTGGGCTGCTCATCCTGCTGGTGCTCTTCGCCATCGGCTACTTCCTGCAGCGCATCATCTGCCCCAGCCCACGCAGGTATCCGCGTGGCCAGGCACGACCTGGCCAGGCACGACCCGGGCCTCCCGGGGCTGCGGGACCGCCGGGGACCGCGGGGCCACCCGACGACGACGACGACTCGCCCGCTCTGCTGCGCGACGAGGTGGCCGCGGGCTCGCAGGACTCATTGCTGGACAGTGGCGGTGGTCGGGGCCGAGGAGGTGGCGGACGCCTGCCTCCCTCCTGCGTTTCGGAGCACGAGCTGCGCGTGGTGTCACCGGTGTTTCTCCAGCTACCCAGCTACGAGGAGGTCAAGTACTTGCCCACCTATGAGGAGTCCATGCGGCTGCAGCAGCTCAGCCCGGCGGAGGTCGTGCTGCCCGTGTCGGTGCTCGGCCGCCCGCGAGGAGGCAGTGCTGGGGACCTCGACGGCGGCCAGGGCCGTTTCCCGCTCATCTGA